Proteins encoded together in one Microbacterium sp. ABRD28 window:
- a CDS encoding DUF3043 domain-containing protein, which produces MAKTPGAPTPAASTPKDAPEGAASATGKGRATPTRAEREAARKRPLVPDTKEAKARARADLAAQREKARAGMAAGDERYLPVRDKGPQRRWVRDFVDSGFHLGEAVMPAMVLVIVATFVPVLAVQYWSFVVLWIFILFVIGDMIITSIRVKRGAREKFGADKMEKGLGWYAAMRSIQMRFLRLPKPQVKRRGFRGGRIA; this is translated from the coding sequence GTGGCCAAGACTCCCGGCGCACCCACCCCCGCAGCTTCCACACCGAAGGACGCGCCCGAGGGCGCCGCATCCGCGACGGGGAAGGGCCGCGCGACGCCGACCCGCGCCGAGCGCGAGGCCGCTCGCAAGCGTCCCCTGGTTCCCGACACCAAGGAGGCCAAGGCACGCGCGCGCGCCGACCTCGCCGCGCAGCGCGAGAAGGCCCGCGCCGGCATGGCGGCCGGAGACGAGCGCTATCTCCCGGTCCGCGACAAGGGCCCGCAGCGCCGCTGGGTGCGCGACTTCGTCGATTCGGGGTTCCACCTGGGTGAAGCGGTCATGCCGGCCATGGTCCTGGTGATCGTGGCGACCTTCGTCCCCGTGCTCGCCGTGCAGTACTGGTCGTTCGTGGTGCTGTGGATCTTCATCCTGTTCGTCATCGGCGACATGATCATCACCTCGATCCGCGTCAAGCGCGGCGCCCGGGAGAAGTTCGGAGCCGACAAGATGGAGAAGGGCCTGGGGTGGTACGCCGCGATGCGCAGCATCCAGATGCGATTCCTGCGCCTTCCCAAGCCCCAGGTGAAGCGTCGCGGATTCCGCGGCGGGCGGATCGCCTGA
- the ctaD gene encoding cytochrome c oxidase subunit I, which translates to MATTLPLQESTPGRSTTLPPRQAALLSSSRVEQKGNIVVKWITSTDHKTIGYMYLIASVVFFMFAGVMALIIRAELFEPGMQVVPTKEQYNQLFTMHGTVMLLMFATPLFAGFANAILPLQIGAPDVAFPRLNAFAFWLFLFGSMIAVSGFLTPAGAASFGWFAYQPLASATFSPGVGGNLWMLGLGMSGFGTILGAVNFITTIITMRAPGMTMWRMPIFTWNTLVTSILILMAFPVLAAAILAAGSDRIFGSHVYDPENGGVLLWQHLFWFFGHPEVYIIALPFFGIVSEVFPVFSRKPIFGYKTLVYATIAIAALSVAVWAHHMYVTGGVLLPFFALMTMLIAVPTGVKIFNWIGTMWRGSVTFETPMVFALGFLVSFVFGGLTGVILSSPPLDFHLSDSYFVVAHFHYVVFGTVVFAMFAGFYFWWPKWTGRMLNERLGIIHFWLLFIGFHMTFLIQHWLGVDGMVRRYADYSAADGWTWQNQVSTIGAMILGASMIPFLFNVWITARKAPKVTVNDPWGYGASLEWATSCPPPRHNFTSIPRIRSERPAFDLNHPEAGLPVGVGPAKDAPDTPVVDLAQGEVK; encoded by the coding sequence ATGGCGACGACACTGCCACTGCAGGAATCCACCCCCGGCCGCTCGACCACGCTGCCGCCGCGGCAGGCCGCGCTGCTGAGCTCGTCCCGCGTCGAGCAGAAGGGCAACATCGTCGTCAAGTGGATCACCTCCACTGACCACAAGACGATCGGGTACATGTACCTGATCGCGTCGGTGGTGTTCTTCATGTTCGCCGGCGTGATGGCCCTCATCATCCGCGCCGAGCTGTTCGAGCCCGGCATGCAGGTCGTTCCGACCAAGGAGCAGTACAACCAGCTGTTCACGATGCACGGCACCGTGATGCTCCTGATGTTCGCGACGCCGCTGTTCGCGGGCTTCGCCAATGCCATCCTGCCGCTGCAGATCGGCGCTCCCGACGTCGCCTTCCCGCGTCTGAACGCCTTCGCCTTCTGGCTGTTCCTGTTCGGTTCGATGATCGCGGTCTCGGGCTTCCTGACGCCGGCGGGTGCGGCCTCGTTCGGCTGGTTCGCCTATCAGCCATTGGCGAGTGCGACCTTCTCACCAGGTGTCGGTGGGAACCTCTGGATGCTCGGCCTCGGCATGAGCGGTTTCGGCACGATCCTGGGTGCCGTGAACTTCATCACCACCATCATCACGATGCGTGCCCCGGGCATGACGATGTGGCGCATGCCGATCTTCACCTGGAACACCCTCGTCACCAGCATCCTGATCCTGATGGCCTTCCCGGTCCTCGCCGCCGCGATCCTCGCCGCCGGTTCGGACCGCATCTTCGGCTCGCACGTCTACGACCCCGAGAACGGCGGCGTGCTGCTGTGGCAGCACCTGTTCTGGTTCTTCGGCCACCCCGAGGTCTACATCATCGCGCTGCCGTTCTTCGGCATCGTCTCCGAGGTGTTCCCGGTGTTCAGCCGCAAGCCGATCTTCGGTTACAAGACGCTCGTCTACGCGACCATCGCCATCGCGGCGCTCTCGGTGGCGGTGTGGGCGCACCACATGTACGTCACCGGCGGCGTGCTCCTGCCCTTCTTCGCGTTGATGACGATGCTCATCGCCGTTCCCACAGGCGTGAAGATCTTCAACTGGATCGGCACGATGTGGCGAGGGTCGGTGACCTTCGAGACGCCCATGGTGTTCGCGCTCGGCTTCCTCGTCTCGTTCGTCTTCGGCGGTCTGACCGGCGTCATCCTCTCGTCCCCGCCGCTGGACTTCCACCTCTCCGACTCGTACTTCGTCGTGGCGCACTTCCACTACGTCGTCTTCGGAACGGTCGTGTTCGCGATGTTCGCCGGCTTCTACTTCTGGTGGCCGAAGTGGACGGGTCGCATGCTGAACGAGCGCCTCGGCATCATCCACTTCTGGCTGCTGTTCATCGGCTTCCACATGACCTTCCTCATCCAGCACTGGCTGGGCGTGGACGGCATGGTCCGTCGCTACGCCGACTACTCCGCCGCCGACGGGTGGACCTGGCAAAACCAGGTCTCCACCATCGGTGCGATGATCCTCGGTGCGTCGATGATCCCGTTCCTCTTCAACGTCTGGATCACCGCGCGCAAGGCGCCGAAGGTCACCGTCAACGACCCGTGGGGATACGGCGCTTCGCTCGAGTGGGCGACGTCGTGCCCGCCGCCGCGGCACAACTTCACCTCGATCCCGCGCATCCGCAGCGAGCGTCCGGCGTTCGACCTGAACCACCCCGAGGCGGGCCTCCCCGTCGGCGTGGGCCCGGCGAAGGACGCGCCCGACACGCCCGTGGTCGACCTGGCACAGGGAGAGGTCAAGTAA
- a CDS encoding cytochrome c oxidase subunit 4, whose amino-acid sequence MRTNVGLWWLLSGFFLLVFAFYTVWNIISYTTAEVPWFSAIEWVGSVALLFTAFMAALIAFYIQRVHVAQGGELPEDVLTADIDDGDPEMGEFSPWSWWPIVLAFSAGLAFIGLAVGAWMVPIGLGVFAVAIVGWVYEYYRGYFAR is encoded by the coding sequence GTGCGTACCAACGTCGGACTCTGGTGGCTGCTCAGCGGCTTCTTCCTCCTGGTCTTCGCGTTCTACACGGTGTGGAACATCATCTCCTACACGACCGCCGAGGTTCCGTGGTTCTCGGCGATCGAGTGGGTCGGTTCCGTCGCGCTGCTGTTCACGGCCTTCATGGCGGCCCTGATCGCGTTCTACATCCAGCGCGTGCATGTCGCTCAGGGTGGCGAGCTGCCCGAGGACGTGCTGACCGCCGACATCGATGACGGCGACCCCGAGATGGGCGAGTTCAGCCCGTGGTCGTGGTGGCCCATCGTGCTGGCCTTCTCTGCGGGTCTCGCGTTCATCGGCCTCGCCGTGGGGGCGTGGATGGTGCCGATCGGCCTCGGAGTCTTCGCTGTCGCGATCGTCGGCTGGGTGTACGAGTACTACCGCGGATACTTCGCCCGCTGA
- the nrdR gene encoding transcriptional regulator NrdR — protein sequence MHCPFCRHSDSRVIDSRTSDDGLSIKRRRQCPECGGRFSTIETASLNVIKRSGVIEPFSREKVMSGVRKACQGRPVTEGDLAVLAQTVEEAVRQTGASQIDTNEIGLAILGPLRELDEVAFLRFASVYQAFDSLEDFESAIAGLRADHADRVRTGESEPTR from the coding sequence ATGCATTGTCCCTTCTGTCGTCATTCCGACTCCCGCGTCATCGACTCGCGTACCAGCGACGACGGACTGAGCATCAAACGCCGCCGGCAGTGCCCGGAGTGCGGCGGCCGGTTCTCGACCATCGAGACGGCGAGTCTCAATGTGATCAAGCGATCCGGGGTGATCGAACCATTCAGCCGCGAGAAGGTCATGTCGGGTGTCCGCAAGGCCTGCCAGGGGCGCCCTGTCACCGAGGGTGACCTCGCGGTTCTCGCCCAGACCGTCGAAGAGGCGGTACGTCAGACCGGCGCCTCGCAGATCGACACCAACGAGATCGGCCTGGCGATCCTCGGCCCGCTCCGCGAGCTCGACGAGGTCGCCTTCCTGCGTTTCGCCAGCGTCTACCAGGCCTTCGATTCCCTGGAGGATTTCGAATCGGCCATCGCCGGCCTCCGTGCCGACCACGCCGATCGCGTGCGGACGGGTGAGAGCGAGCCGACTCGCTAG
- the erpA gene encoding iron-sulfur cluster insertion protein ErpA — protein MTDTALSTDTARAHGVLLTDAAALKVKNLLDQEGRDDLRLRVAVQPGGCSGLIYQLYFDERLLEGDKTVDFDGVEVIVDDMSVPYLDGATIDFKDTISEQGFTIDNPNAAGSCACGDSFH, from the coding sequence ATGACCGACACCGCTCTGTCCACCGACACCGCGCGCGCACACGGCGTGCTTCTCACCGATGCCGCCGCGCTGAAGGTGAAGAACCTGCTCGATCAGGAAGGTCGCGACGACCTGCGGCTTCGCGTCGCCGTCCAGCCGGGCGGATGCAGCGGGTTGATCTATCAGCTCTACTTCGATGAGCGTCTGCTCGAGGGCGACAAGACCGTCGACTTCGACGGCGTCGAGGTCATCGTCGACGACATGAGCGTCCCCTACCTCGATGGTGCGACGATCGACTTCAAGGACACCATCTCCGAGCAGGGCTTCACGATCGACAACCCGAACGCGGCCGGCAGCTGCGCCTGCGGCGACAGCTTCCACTGA
- a CDS encoding dipeptidase, whose product MTSTPTRRDAVRDAALSGIPTALADLGALVRIPSVAFPGFDHAEVRRSAEAVATLARETGVFDDVRIVDAAVPDTGERGMPAVLATRAAAPGRPTILLYAHHDVQPVGDESLWDSPPFEPTVRDGRLYGRGAADDKAGVMAHIAAVRALRDAAGEDLGLGIALFIEGEEEAGSRSFAQFLSDNAETLRADVIVVADSGNWDARTPALTVSLRGNVRFTLIVRTLDHASHSGMFGGAVPDAMLATIRLLSTLWDTDGSVAVEGLARRDAATPEYTEETLRDEAGLLDGVSPIGSGSILSRIWNQPSVTVTGIDAPSVKNASNTLSPEVSVVVSARIAPGQSASEAYEALRAHLERHAPFGARLAFGDVDLGDGFLVDTSGWAVESVRTAFAEGYGVDPVDLGVGGSIPFIADLVREFPTAQILVTGVEDPHARAHAPNESLHLDTFRNAVVSEALLLEELDRRVS is encoded by the coding sequence ATGACCTCCACCCCCACCCGGCGCGATGCCGTCCGCGACGCCGCGCTCTCCGGCATCCCCACCGCCCTGGCCGATCTCGGTGCGCTCGTGCGCATCCCCTCCGTGGCGTTCCCCGGTTTCGATCACGCCGAGGTGCGCCGATCGGCCGAGGCGGTGGCGACGCTCGCACGCGAGACCGGCGTCTTCGACGACGTGCGGATCGTGGACGCCGCCGTTCCCGACACCGGCGAGCGGGGGATGCCGGCGGTGCTGGCCACGCGCGCCGCGGCGCCCGGGCGGCCGACCATCCTGCTCTACGCCCACCATGACGTCCAGCCCGTCGGTGACGAGTCGCTGTGGGACTCACCCCCCTTCGAGCCCACCGTGCGCGACGGGCGGCTCTACGGGCGGGGCGCCGCCGACGACAAGGCCGGCGTGATGGCCCACATCGCCGCGGTCCGTGCGCTCCGCGATGCTGCGGGCGAAGACCTGGGGCTCGGCATCGCCCTGTTCATCGAAGGAGAGGAGGAGGCGGGCTCGCGTTCGTTCGCGCAGTTCCTCTCCGACAACGCCGAGACACTGCGTGCCGACGTGATCGTCGTCGCCGACTCGGGCAACTGGGACGCGCGGACGCCGGCGCTGACCGTGTCGCTGAGAGGCAACGTGCGCTTCACGCTGATCGTGCGAACCCTCGATCACGCCTCGCACTCCGGGATGTTCGGGGGTGCCGTGCCCGACGCCATGCTCGCCACCATCCGACTGCTGTCCACGCTCTGGGACACCGACGGGTCGGTCGCGGTCGAGGGGCTCGCTCGCCGGGACGCGGCGACCCCCGAGTACACCGAGGAGACCCTGCGCGACGAGGCGGGCCTGCTCGACGGCGTGAGCCCGATCGGCTCGGGCTCGATCCTCAGCCGCATCTGGAACCAGCCCTCGGTGACGGTCACCGGCATCGACGCGCCGAGCGTGAAGAACGCCTCCAACACGCTCAGCCCGGAGGTCTCTGTCGTCGTCAGCGCGCGCATCGCGCCGGGCCAGTCGGCGTCGGAGGCGTACGAGGCCCTCCGTGCCCATCTCGAGCGGCACGCGCCGTTCGGTGCTCGACTCGCCTTCGGCGATGTCGACCTCGGTGACGGCTTCCTCGTCGACACCAGCGGCTGGGCCGTGGAGTCGGTCCGGACCGCTTTCGCCGAAGGCTACGGCGTCGACCCGGTGGACTTGGGTGTCGGCGGATCGATTCCGTTCATCGCCGACCTCGTCCGCGAGTTCCCCACCGCCCAGATCCTCGTCACCGGTGTCGAAGACCCGCACGCCCGCGCCCACGCGCCGAATGAGTCGCTCCACCTCGACACGTTCCGCAACGCTGTCGTCTCGGAAGCGCTGCTCCTGGAGGAGCTGGATCGCAGAGTCTCTTGA
- a CDS encoding protein phosphatase 2C domain-containing protein has translation MGFRLESVAVSASGPRPSNQDSAFAAPWGAGVADGVGGGPAGDLASAAFVHRLVAGWHQSPDAEMLTERTLLANWDIAAHAHRDPRLAGMATTFTGLFVGYRNRLLLAHIGDSRAYSLRSGTMTRMTRDDSFVQALVDGGHVRAEDAMSHPHRNLITASMSGGPDDLPLVTWVDPLHDDRWLLCSDGLTDYVDDGAVSEVLSRDDREDAASELVDLALDAGASDNVTVVVADVIASGDSPPRKTPVFVGAAARRFTLDDPFRDVAV, from the coding sequence GTGGGCTTCCGACTGGAGTCGGTCGCGGTATCCGCATCGGGCCCGAGACCGAGCAACCAGGACTCCGCGTTCGCCGCGCCCTGGGGTGCGGGAGTCGCCGACGGAGTTGGCGGCGGTCCGGCCGGAGATCTCGCGTCAGCCGCCTTCGTGCACCGTCTGGTGGCGGGGTGGCACCAGTCTCCCGATGCCGAGATGCTGACCGAGCGGACGCTGCTGGCCAACTGGGACATCGCCGCCCATGCGCACCGTGATCCCCGGCTCGCCGGCATGGCGACGACCTTCACGGGCCTGTTCGTCGGATATCGGAACCGGCTCCTCCTCGCCCACATCGGAGACTCCCGCGCCTACTCGCTCCGGTCGGGCACGATGACCCGGATGACGCGGGACGACTCGTTCGTCCAGGCGCTGGTCGACGGCGGCCACGTGCGCGCCGAGGACGCCATGAGCCACCCGCACCGGAACCTGATCACCGCCTCCATGTCCGGCGGCCCTGACGACCTTCCGCTGGTGACGTGGGTCGATCCCCTCCACGATGACCGCTGGCTCCTGTGCAGCGACGGGCTCACCGACTACGTCGACGACGGGGCCGTGAGCGAGGTCCTGAGTCGGGATGACCGCGAGGACGCGGCGTCCGAGCTCGTCGACCTGGCGCTCGATGCCGGCGCTTCTGACAACGTCACCGTGGTGGTCGCCGACGTGATCGCGTCGGGCGACTCCCCGCCCCGGAAGACGCCGGTGTTCGTCGGTGCCGCGGCGCGACGGTTCACGCTCGACGATCCGTTCCGCGACGTCGCCGTCTGA
- the coxB gene encoding cytochrome c oxidase subunit II — translation MPSKRRLRWAFVPVGIAAALALAGCTPTELNGYLPGFVEEGTPATNRTELVSGLWVNSWIVLLAVGVVTWGLMGWAAIAYRRRKGQTGLPVQLRYNMPIEIFYTIVPLILVVGFFAFTARDQAIIETQYEDPDVSITAIGKQWAWDFQYNGEDEDNSDAVWSMGVQAEPDARGDYDQAALPTLYLPVNQTVKIDLEARDVIHSFWIIDFLYKKDMYIGKDNEWSFTPTREGTYAGKCAELCGEYHSAMLFNVEVVSEAEYEQYLDSLRDRGQTGDITDAYDRLQNLPGTGAGSETETSSSGETSTEDQG, via the coding sequence GTGCCCTCGAAACGCCGTCTCCGCTGGGCGTTCGTCCCGGTCGGGATCGCCGCGGCCCTCGCGCTCGCGGGATGCACTCCGACCGAGTTGAACGGGTACCTGCCCGGCTTCGTCGAGGAGGGGACGCCGGCGACCAACCGGACCGAACTCGTCTCGGGTCTGTGGGTCAACTCCTGGATCGTCCTCCTCGCCGTCGGCGTGGTGACCTGGGGTCTCATGGGCTGGGCGGCGATCGCCTACCGTCGGCGCAAGGGTCAGACCGGCCTTCCCGTGCAGCTGCGGTACAACATGCCGATCGAGATCTTCTACACGATCGTGCCGCTGATCCTCGTCGTCGGCTTCTTCGCCTTCACCGCCCGCGACCAGGCGATCATCGAGACGCAGTATGAGGACCCCGACGTCTCGATCACCGCGATCGGCAAGCAGTGGGCGTGGGACTTCCAGTACAACGGCGAGGACGAGGACAACTCCGACGCCGTGTGGAGCATGGGTGTGCAGGCCGAGCCCGACGCCCGCGGCGACTACGACCAGGCAGCGCTGCCGACCCTCTACCTTCCCGTGAACCAGACGGTGAAGATCGATCTCGAAGCCCGCGACGTCATCCACAGCTTCTGGATCATCGACTTCCTTTACAAGAAGGACATGTACATCGGCAAGGACAACGAATGGTCCTTCACGCCGACCCGAGAGGGCACGTACGCCGGCAAGTGCGCCGAGCTCTGCGGCGAGTACCACTCCGCGATGCTCTTCAACGTCGAGGTCGTCAGCGAGGCGGAGTACGAGCAGTACCTCGACTCTCTCCGCGACCGCGGCCAGACCGGTGACATCACCGATGCGTACGACCGGTTGCAGAACCTTCCCGGCACCGGGGCGGGCTCCGAAACGGAGACCAGCTCGAGCGGGGAAACGAGCACAGAGGATCAGGGCTGA
- a CDS encoding quinone-dependent dihydroorotate dehydrogenase: MYPLLFRTVLARMDPETAHHAAVVVIRALGVPPLSVLASRLTRPAPTLETSALGLTFPTPFGVAAGFDKDVRAARGLAALGFGHIEVGTITAHPQPGNPRPRLFRLIPDRAVINRMGFNNAGAEAAAARLVALRRRRRRPLIGVNIGKSRVVEVADATADYVRSTRLLAPLADYLVVNVSSPNTPGLRDLQAVASLGPLLKAVKDAAGDTPLLVKIAPDLADEDIVEVARLAVDGGLAGIIATNTTIGREGLTTDPQTVAAAGAGGLSGAPLRHRSLEVLRLLRRSVPASFAVISVGGVETGEDVRERLEAGATLVQGYTGFLYRGPLWARQINRALARSVAHPSV; encoded by the coding sequence ATGTATCCCCTCCTGTTTCGCACGGTCCTCGCGCGCATGGACCCCGAAACCGCGCACCACGCCGCGGTCGTCGTGATCCGGGCGCTCGGCGTGCCGCCGCTGTCCGTGCTCGCATCCCGCCTCACCCGGCCGGCTCCGACGCTGGAGACCTCAGCGCTCGGCCTGACGTTCCCGACGCCGTTCGGTGTGGCAGCCGGGTTCGACAAGGACGTCCGTGCCGCGCGCGGACTCGCCGCACTCGGATTCGGTCACATCGAGGTGGGCACGATCACCGCCCACCCGCAGCCGGGGAACCCCCGCCCGCGCTTGTTCCGCTTGATCCCCGACCGTGCGGTCATCAATCGAATGGGCTTCAACAACGCCGGTGCCGAGGCCGCCGCCGCGCGATTGGTCGCCCTCCGCCGACGTCGGCGCCGGCCCCTCATCGGGGTGAACATCGGCAAGAGCCGCGTCGTGGAGGTGGCCGATGCGACGGCCGACTACGTGCGCAGCACGAGACTGCTCGCCCCCCTCGCCGACTACCTCGTGGTCAACGTGTCCTCGCCCAACACGCCGGGCCTGCGCGACCTCCAGGCGGTCGCCAGCCTCGGGCCGCTGCTGAAGGCCGTCAAGGATGCCGCCGGCGACACACCCCTGCTGGTGAAGATCGCTCCGGATCTCGCAGACGAAGACATCGTCGAGGTTGCCAGACTCGCTGTCGACGGCGGACTCGCGGGCATCATCGCCACGAACACCACCATCGGGCGCGAGGGGCTCACCACCGATCCGCAGACCGTCGCCGCTGCCGGCGCAGGCGGCCTCTCCGGAGCGCCGCTGCGCCATCGCTCGCTCGAGGTGCTGCGACTGCTGCGCCGAAGCGTTCCCGCCTCCTTCGCAGTGATCTCCGTCGGCGGGGTGGAAACGGGGGAGGACGTGCGCGAGCGGCTGGAGGCCGGCGCCACCCTCGTCCAGGGGTACACCGGATTCCTCTACCGCGGTCCGCTCTGGGCGCGTCAGATCAACCGAGCGCTCGCCCGCTCGGTCGCGCACCCGTCGGTCTGA